The following coding sequences are from one Triticum aestivum cultivar Chinese Spring chromosome 5A, IWGSC CS RefSeq v2.1, whole genome shotgun sequence window:
- the LOC123102216 gene encoding uncharacterized protein has product MTGPLNGEVLCATGDIGHVHGECHSGPFKVVLVSMIGEDFRPIACVYSSETGLWGSLVSSPCSPPFGYGRTGRLVGNTLYWLLWSVMRDSILEFDLENLSLVLMDQPPIDDDFRLAGCQIIKAEDDALGFAYLSYPSFQMWQRNFNAHGVAIWVLWKTIELHSILGLPPHIQRPTAEVVTVTDLIFQKTVTDLDHAGKMGVILSYAEDTDVVFYICGCKCLHGST; this is encoded by the coding sequence ATGACGGGCCCCCTCAACGGGGAGGTGCTCTGCGCTACCGGCGACATTGGCCACGTGCACGGAGAGTGCCACTCCGGCCCCTTCAAGGTGGTCCTGGTGTCCATGATCGGAGAGGATTTTCGACCCATCGCTTGTGTCTACTCCTCTGAGACCGGCTTATGGGGCAGTCTCGTATCAAGTCCATGTTCACCTCCTTTCGGGTATGGTAGAACTGGCAGACTTGTTGGCAACACACTTTACTGGTTGCTTTGGTCTGTTATGCGGGATAGCATACTTGAGTTTGATTTGGAAAATTTGAGTCTGGTTTTGATGGATCAGCCACCCATTGACGATGATTTTCGCCTTGCCGGCTGTCAGATCATCAAGGCTGAGGATGACGCTCTTGGCTTTGCCTATTTGTCTTACCCAAGCTTCCAAATGTGGCAGAGGAATTTCAATGCTCATGGTGTTGCCATATGGGTGCTGTGGAAGACCATCGAATTGCATAGCATTCTTGGGCTTCCTCCTCATATTCAGAGACCCACAGCTGAGGTGGTAACTGTTACGGACTTGATCTTTCAAAAAACTGTTACGGACTTGGACCATGCTGGGAAGATGGGAGTTATACTGAGCTATGCTGAGGATACTGATGTAGTTTTTTATATTTGTGGATGCAAATGTCTACATGGTTCAACTTAA